A region of Miscanthus floridulus cultivar M001 unplaced genomic scaffold, ASM1932011v1 os_1869, whole genome shotgun sequence DNA encodes the following proteins:
- the LOC136534382 gene encoding uncharacterized protein, which yields MDRRVSLATRSVRVLIPDQLPTLFEPQKSVMTPHVRATVVGDEDDAPPPERRLTMLALQLAVLEKAASRLGTLGFIWATVVLLGGFAITLGQTDFWCITTLLLVEGARILGRSHELEWQHETTGRAPVSWAVGRVFHWLQLLSASSCAALSLVRLVHQRYGGSEEARVNRHSALDIFYGLALAEALLFLVEKALWEWRVGHHRLLERVAKDCHLATACRAVAVRRFFYDSYSRCLNGSIFDGLHMDLVSYADDLLTAGSHDEQRLGASILAALVESDRFADATLRKIGTSGPAIERLIEMLSWKNASEKDVRRSAAVVVFMLTGRKVNALRVTGIPGAMESVASLLYADFDELNLLGLSILNKLARDHDNCDKIGKTRGLLDKIISYSGIIANGPATGPPTDMRLKAVKQSLRVVKRLASTTGTTGKVLRRELSDIVFTVSNVREVLQQQHDEKDVSELHRLAIEILTNLAMDEEAREMIGGTGGVLSTLVAMFLPEKQEAAPDRHKDAVRVEAGEALAMLALDSRRNCGAIIMAFGGGVERLVEALSDPVVVISASRILRNLCTYAGDEWQLTLRGVTAGATKVLRSIMVEKTKLLNISLGLAAQMFRFMQPGELRASLATAGVTDTALARTLVLVLREYSRPSLEVPRIRLYTLELAIALMRSDARFVSLFVELGMEAEQRRVAETTSGLERFNVFSGSVGLSRRAVSVGSLVDSAMELMSQQQACTSRSQIR from the exons ATGGATCGCCGCGTGAGCCTTGCCACCCGGAGCGTGCGCGTGCTGATCCCCGACCAGCTGCCGACGCTGTTCGAGCCGCAGAAGtcggtgatgaccccgcatgtCCGCGCAACCGTCGTTGGCGACGAAGACgatgcgccgccgccggagcgccGGCTGACCATGCTGGCGCTCCAGCTCGCGGTGCTCGAGAAGGCGGCCAGCCGGCTCGGCACGCTGGGCTTCATCTGGGCCACGGTCGTGCTGCTCGGCGGCTTCGCCATCACGCTGGGCCAGACCGACTTCTGGTGCATCACCACCCTGCTGCTGGTGGAGGGCGCCCGGATCCTGGGACGCAGCCACGAGCTGGAGTGGCAGCACGAGACCACGGGCCGCGCGCCCGTGTCGTGGGCCGTCGGCCGCGTCTTCCATTGGCTGCAGCTGCTGTCCGCGTCCTCCTGCGCCGCGCTCTCCCTCGTCCGCCTCGTCCACCAGCGCTACGGCGGCAGCGAGGAGGCCCGCGTCAACCGCCACTCCGCGCTCGACATATTCTACGGCCTCGCGCTCGCCGAGGCCCTGCTGTTCCTCGTCGAGAAGGCGCTGTGGGAGTGGAGGGTGGGCCACCACCGCCTGCTCGAGCGCGTCGCCAAGGACTGCCACCTCGCCACCGCCTGCCGCGCCGTCGCCGTCCGCCGCTTCTTCTACGACTCCTACTCCCGGTGCCTTAACGGCAGCATCTTCGACGGCCTGCACATGGACCTCGTATCCTACGCCGACGACCTGCTCACGGCGGGCTCGCACGACGAGCAGCGCCTCGGCGCCAGCATCCTAGCGGCGCTCGTCGAGTCCGACCGCTTCGCCGACGCCACGCTCCGCAAGATCGGCACGTCCGGACCCGCCATCGAGCGCCTTATCGAGATGCTCAGCTGGAAGAACGCCTCGGAGAAGGACGTGCGCCGCTCTGCGGCGGTCGTCGTGTTCATGCTCACTGGAAGGAAGGTCAACGCGCTCCGCGTCACCGGCATTCCCGGCGCCATGGAGTCCGTGGCTTCCTTGCTCTACGCCGACTTCGACGAGCTCAACCTCCTCGGGCTGTCCATCCTCAACAAGCTAGCGCGCGACCACGACAACTGCGACAAGATCGGGAAGACTAGGGGCCTTCTCGACAAGATCATCTCCTACTCGGGCATAATAGCAAACGGGCCGGCGACGGGGCCGCCGACAGACATGCGCCTCAAGGCGGTGAAGCAGTCGCTCCGCGTTGTGAAGAGGCTGGCGAGCACGACGGGGACCACCGGAAAGGTGCTCCGGAGGGAGCTGTCTGACATTGTGTTCACCGTGAGCAACGTCAGGGAGgtgctgcagcagcagcacgaCGAGAAGGACGTGTCCGAGCTGCACCGCCTGGCGATCGAGATACTGACGAACCTCGCCATGGACGAGGAGGCGAGGGAGATGATCGGCGGCACGGGGGGTGTGCTCAGCACGCTGGTGGCGATGTTCTTGCCGGAAAAGCAGGAGGCAGCGCCCGACCGGCACAAGGACGCTGTCCGGGTGGAGGCCGGCGAGGCTCTGGCGATGCTGGCGCTCGACAGCCGCAGGAACTGCGGCGCGATCATCATGGCGTTCGGCGGAGGTGTGGAGCGGCTGGTCGAGGCGCTGAGTGATCCCGTCGTCGTCATCAGCGCCTCAAGGATCCTGCGCAACCTGTGCACCTACGCTGGGGACGAGTGGCAGCTTACACTGAGAGGAGTCACCGCCGGCGCCACCAAG GTGCTGCGCAGTATCATGGTGGAGAAGACGAAGCTCCTCAACATCTCCCTCGGCCTCGCGGCGCAGATGTTCCGGTTCATGCAGCCTGGGGAGCTCCGGGCGAGCCTCGCCACGGCGGGCGTCACGGACACAGCGCTGGCGCGGACGCTGGTGCTGGTCCTGCGGGAGTACAGCCGCCCGTCCCTGGAGGTGCCGCGCATCCGGCTGTACACGCTGGAGCTCGCCATCGCGTTGATGCGGTCGGACGCGCGCTTCGTGTCGCTCTTCGTGGAGCTCGGGATGGAGGCCGAGCAGAGGCGCGTCGCGGAAACCACCTCCGGCCTCGAGCGCTTCAACGTGTTCTCGGGCAGCGTCGGGCTCAGCCGCCGCGCCGTCAGCGTCGGCTCGCTCGTCGACTCCGCCATGGAGCTCATGAGCCAGCAGCAGGCCTGCACATCACGGTCACAGATACGCTGA